The Stegostoma tigrinum isolate sSteTig4 chromosome 47, sSteTig4.hap1, whole genome shotgun sequence DNA window gggcacagccttagaattagaggggggcaatttaaaacggaaatgaggagacatttcttcagccagagagtggggggcctgtggaattcattgccacagagcgcagtggaggctagGACGTTAagtgtcttcaagacagagattgataaattcttgatcttacaaGGAATCAAGGCTACGAAGAGAGTGCAggtaagtagagttgaaatgcccatcagccatgattaaatggcggagtggacttgatgggccgaatggccttacttccactcctatgcctatggtctatggtcttaaAACAACAGACTAAAAGAAAGAAGGCAGCAGAAGTAAAACGAGAAGAACAGAACAGgaaaagcagacaggagtggctGAGCCCTGAGGTCAAATGCCTGAGAGCAACCCTTGCAACTCCACTACCGTCTTCACTGGGGTCTAGATTAGAATGGGATAATCCTGAGGGTGAATCTCTCTGGGTTATAATGATTGTGACAAAGAATGTTGCAAGAAAGCAGTGATTTTCAGTGTAAATCCGACTGGACGGGAGTCACACTGAGAGTGAATCATTTCGGGAACATGACTGGAACAAAATCATTTGGAATCTGAATCTGAACGGACTGAGGGGACAGGAATGGTTCAGATTTTGAATGTGAAAGGACAGCAGTGGTTCTGAGTGTGAATCAATACGGGGTGCGAATGTGTCGAGAATAATTCTGAGCATAAATCTGACATTAAATTCTGAATGTCAATAGGGTTGGACCACAGTCACTCTGAATGTGAAGCTGAGTAGATCACAATTGTTCTGCGGGTAAACTGACTAAACGCAAAGAGTGTGTCTGTAAATGATTCTGCACATGAGTCTCATAGCTGTGGAGTGATTATAACCAGACTATGTTCATGCTGAATATAAATCTAACTGTGAGCTATCAGAAGAGGTGTTTTTCTCCCCTCATTAATGGGTGAGGGTATctcttattgtccatccctaattcagttcagagtcagccatgttgctgtgggtttggagtcacatgtaggccaggccagataagggtGGCAATTTCTCTCCCTGaaggaaggacattagtgagccaggtgggtttccCCCCACCCTGAGCCCTTGACATCATTAAATCCTTAATTTCACCCtctgctgcagaaggatttgaacccaggtgcctcaggacgttatctgggtcttatggattaacagtgcagcgattataccactgagccatcgagttataaggaaaggctggaaaaatttgggttgttttctctggagcagtgggtGCTGAGGGGAGGCTTCATAAAATTTTTTATAAAATTAATATCATTTTACAAAATTTATATCATATTATCAAATATATAAAtgttcataaaattatgaggagtgcAGATAGGGTtgatctttttcccagagttggaatGTCtaatattagggggcatgcatttaaaatgagaggggcaATCTTCAAAGGAGaagtgaggggcaaggttttgATACAGAGGCAGATAGGAGCCTGGTGTgtaattccagggatggtggaggaggcagatacaatcaaggccgaagggcccgtactgtgctgtagtgttctagggtgtttaagggactttcagATAAGCAtttgaatatgcaagaaatgggtgGATATGTACGGtgggcagacagaagggattagtttaatgtGGTTTCATGCTCAGCACAACCTTGTGGGCCGAAGTGTCCCTTCCCATGTAAATCTGGTTGCCATACTGAGAGCGAATCTGACTACAAAGAGTATCATTTTTAATGTGAGTATGACTGTATCAGACTCGTTCTGAATGTGAAGCTGACGAGACTGGAGTCTTTCTGAGTGTCAATCAGACTGAGTCAGAATTATTCAGAGTGTACCTATGACCACACATTAGGACTGTCAATCTGACCAGGTGAGAATTAAAATCAAACAACAGCTGCAGATGAGTGCAGGAGACAATTTGATCGGAGATGTGTGACGGCTTGAAATTAGTAGAAAGCATGAGAAAGCAAAGTAGGGTCCCACACTAACAGAGACAAATGATAAGGTTGGTATTATATCTTGTAAAGATAAGTCTGCGAGAACAAACAAGTTCTTTGAACTGTGAACATGATTGGGCTTTAGTTTTATCAATGAAACAGATGTTGTCTTATTAGGTAAAAAGAGTTAGGCAGAGCAGTGTCAGGAAATTTCATCTCTGAAGGCAGTCTGTCATTAGAATGAGTAATAATGCCACTGCAGTATCTCACTGAGTGTCCAAGGTCAGGTGGTACAGAAACTGCTCGCGACTCATTAGCTAAAGAATGCTAACAGTAGGTGCAAACACAAGACTTTACATTTAGCTAACTTTACAGTAGAACTAATACAACGAATCTTATAGCAATTAATAAGAACTAACTTCCTTTCGCATCTCCAGCGTTTAGGGCAGTGAGCAATGTAAAATGAGCACTAGAATTTGATAGGGATTACAATGAATAAAATGGATAACAGAATCCGAGCAGCCCTTAGAGATAAGCAAGTGTGGAAAAGAGTACAACTGCTGACTTTGGAATGTGaattaatgggatgcattgttagATCCCAAGATCTGATTATTACAATGCCTGGTCAACACCGAGTTCATGGGGAAACTAGGGATCTCCATCATGGATCAGGTGTTTCACAGGATTGGATGTAGATGAAGggtgaaggaacaatgacaatGTTGCTATAATTATTGTGACACAAAATGTCGAAGAGCACTGCTTCCCACTGGGGAAATCTGAGCATCATTGGCCTCTCTGAGCTGTATATTATAAGAGCGACTGGCTCCAACATAAAGGCCAGTTTCGGGGGGAGCAGTGTCTGTCCTATTCCGATTCTGTCATAAAGAGCTTCAATAGCCTGTCCATGACTTCCTTCAGCCTCTTTTCCAGCTTCAAATCTCTCCTGAAATACGTCAGACAGTCTCCACCTTACTTCAGGCTGTTCACAAATGCTGCAAGCTGTTCCTGCCATCTTCAGTTTCTTCTTCGCCTCCTTCAGATGATTGATTCCCTCCATGATCCACTTTAGACTGCTCTCAGCCTGTTTCTGAGATGCTCCTGACTTCTGCAAAATTGCTGTACGTGGTTCCAGACTGGCTGCAGGCTGTTCATGACTGTCCCCGTTTTTGTTCACTATTGTATCGCGATTTGCTTCGAATGACTTCAGACTGTTGCAGGCTTTCTGTACACTGTTCCCAAGTTGCTTCAGGCTGTCCCCAAACACACTTCATAACCAGATTCAGTCTGTTGATGATAACTTCTGCATCTTCCCACCCTGCTTCATGCTTTCCATCGCCGTCTGCTCCCAGACTGTTCCCTATTTTCCGTGCGAGACTTCAAAGTAAAGaggacagtacagcacatgaAGAAACCCTTCAGCACACCAAggttggggaagttaaaatcagcGACTGCAACAATCCTGttgtttttatatctttccaaaatctgtctgcaTATTCTGTCCTGTCAGTCCCTCTGGCTGTTAGGAGGCCTGTAGCATTAGCCACTCCGGTATCCCCAACCAGCATTGTCATTTCACCTTCCCTATTCCTGAGTTCCACACATTGGTTCGCTGCACATGTCCTGTGATGTATCCTCCTTCAGTACAGTTGTGAGGTGCTCCCTTAAAAGTAATGCATCTCTCTTCTTGGATCACAGTGTACATTCAAGCTGTTCTTTTCAGATTCCAGGAAATATGATTAAGAGAATGAAccacaacagcaatttgcttaaatgtgaATGCTTATTACATAATAATACATGATTATAATGGCAATAATATATTATTATACAGGCAATaattaatgaaaaacaaaagGGGGGTGAAAAAATAAAGCAGGAAGCCTCATGTCTTTCAAGAAAATATCTACAAGTCTCGTTCTCAGAGATAGTGTGGACttcaggtgctggagtcagagagaacacagtatggagctggaggagcacagcaggtcaggaagcaacagaggagcagaaaagttggtgttttgggtcaggtctcttcttcagaaatgtgaagagGAAAGGGATCTCAAAAATAGAGAaatgaggggtggggctgggaaggtaGGTTGCTTCTTCTGCCCTTCAGGGACCCCTCAATCGATGGTTAGTCTAGAGGACTAGGTTCGTTTTTGGCACCGTTCATGATCTTGGTCTGAGTTGAAGTCCAGCAGCAGCTGTGGCAGCCTGGAGAgaaactctgtctctcacatagcGTGTTCAACATGCAGCATAGAGAAAGCAGACAGTAAGGCAAAACTGCTGCCTGGTACCGACAACACAGAATGGGAAAACAAGTGCGGGTGCCATCTTCGGTTCAGAAAGGAATGTTCGCAGGACTCAGAGCTGGTTGAGTATTATTCAAAATTCTCCCAGCCTATTTTCTGGTTCTGTGCAATTAATTTTCCCATGCAGCTGTCGAATATCATCATGAACGagtagcccttcagcccatcctatataGTCCCCTTTGCATCCTCTTCTGTTGACCTTAAACATCTAAATCCTAAAATATTGAGCTGCCTGTCCATCTTTCAACCAAATCTCTGTCATTGCAATAATGCCATCGTTCCAGGTACTAACAAAACTATAAGGTCATTTCCTTGAAATGCTCTTCTTGCACTGAAACATTTCTGACCCAACTCCCCTGTTCTTCTCAGTAGCGTGTCCCTGCCCGTTCTTAATCTTCGTCACTTGTGCCTTGGTTTCTaactctccctcaatttctgcatctaTTGCTCTACTCCTCCGGATCCCGTGCCCCTGTCACACTCGTTTAACCGCACTCCCCCACCCCGAAACCTCTCTGTGTGATGGGTGAGTTTCACTTCCCGCATATTGACTGGGACTAACTTTGTGCTCgggggcttggatggggcagaacTTATAAAGACCATTCAGGAGGATTTCTTGACACAGTTTATAAAGAGTTCAACCAGGGAAGGGGTTATATTGTGCCTGATGTTGGGAAATGAGCCCTTCCAGAGGACTAAAGTTTCAgttggggagcattttgggaatagtgagcATAATACCATGAGTTTTAAGATATTCCTGGATAGGAACAACAACAGTCCCTGAGTGAGTGTGTTAAACTGGAGCAAGGTGAACTACAACAATatcaggcaggaactggagaatcctGATAGGAGGCGAATGTTTGTGGGTAAATCCACATCGGACATGGGGTATTTCAAATGCCAGCTGATTTGAATACCGGCTAATCCACACCCTCGCCCTCCCAAGATATCAGTTCCAGGCGCAACCCATCCAGATGGCACGTGCCCAGATCTAGTCTCAATACCCGACAAATCTGAAACTGTCCCCTCTAACAATATTTTTTCAGCAATGTGTTCATCCCATATTTCCTGCTGTTTCTGATCTGACTAGCTCATGGCACTACTCCTGAGGTACTACATTTCAACTTTCTGGCCAATTCTCCACATTCTGCTCTTAGGACCTCATTCCTCCTATTTATTTTTACCTATATTGTTGGAACCAACATGTACCATGACCAGTGGTTCTCCCCTCTttccctccagaatgtcctgcaacTGTTCGGAAACATCCAGAACCCTAGCACCAGAGaggtaacacaccatcctggactcTCGTTTGTGGCCATAGAAATATCTACATGCAGACACTGCATCATTTTATCCAAGCACTCCATTGGGTCGATCAGCTGTAATCATTCTTTGGAATGTTGTACTGTACAAGGTAGATTTAAATATTCTAGTTAAACCCTTTGCTTTTTTCGCAGTTGAACCCTTGACACTTCTTATGAATCCCTTCCAGGCTGTGTAAGTGTTCTACTTTATGGTGCTACATTGAGCAGAGCAATACAGCTGTTTGTTCAGGACTAAGCAATGTCAGTCCCTGTGGATCCTATTTGTgtcactgggacagagagagcgccatTGTTCTATTTATAGGGCAATCCTTACAATGGACTACACAATAGTATCTTGGACACCAACGAGGATAAGTGAATCCAGACTCAGACAAAAAAGAAGCTAAGAATCAACGCTTTGAAATCTTATGGAAACCTATGAGACTCCAAAAGCAGTGATTGAAACTTTACAACAATATATCAGAATTTGAGTGCAACACAATGGACTGGTACAGCAACGCACCAGGTTCTGAGCACAGGAGCTTAGAACGTTTCATCAAGTGTTCAGGACCTTGGAACAAAAAAATCGAATGCAGCACCAATAGAGATTTATCCTGGATTGTTCagtttctttctctgttttacAATCGGATATCAGTAGCCTCGCAGATCCAATATGTACTTTATATTGTTCAATACTTCTACGATCCTATCCTTGCAATTGTTGGTGTTCCTCGTAAGTAACaacagctgtttattttattttctatgaACTAAGTTTAACTGGATTTTTATTCATGTAATTCAGTGTAGCATTATTGATGAGATTGATGTTCCTGATATGATTCCATAGATAGTTGTAATTTCAGAATCCACTGCTGTATTCTTGTTTCTGTTAACTAACTTTCTTATTTTTGCTTCGGGTGGTGGCAGCATTCAATTCGTATCTTTGTAAACCTCACTATTCTCCATTGTTGTTCTTCTTACTTTCATGCTGGGAACACCAAACCATTCTCTCCAGTATTCAACAAAACCTCAGTTCCCCTATTCATTCACCCTTCTCCCTGCTATGGGGGCTTTCTGAGCTTGAGTGAGACCATCCGCAACCTGTAATCTTGACCTTAGGTACATCTTCCTACCACCTGCATCAATATTACTGTCTGCCATCAGATTCACACAGACGCATGCCAGCAGGTTCACATATGCCTTTGTTTCAAAAATCAGACTTCACAATTCTCAGCTGGTCTCATTTTCAAGAAAAGTGACATTGGGGAGAAAGATAAGATTTTTCCAAAACTTGACTGCCCAACTCCATTTGACTCCAATTCTATTTGTCTGACACCCTGTACAAACTGACCGACATTAGTTCCTGGTTCGGTAGAAAGCCAGTTTTCACGTTTTCATTCTTTTGCGTAGGCCCATATGTGCCCTCACCCATTCCATGGCTCCGTTCTCATTTTTTTCCAATACTGTTAGATTTTTGCTATTTGTTATTACTGTTGAGTTTAACAAATATTGTGCACATAAGAGGGCGCTGATAAGTGAGAAGCTATGGCTGTATCGCTTCTCACAAAACTAGTTTCTCAGATAAAGAGAAAGTATCATCATGGAATCCCTccaaaagtccacactgaccctcagcacaTCCCACCAACAccaattcccctataacccatctcatttacacctccctgaacataCCCAGGCAACTGAGCATgctcaatccaccctaacctgcacacctttgggctttgggctgtgggaggaaccaGAGAACCCAGATGCATGGAGAATGTACAtactccacagagacagtggccagaggttggaatcaaacccagattctcagtgctgtgaagcagcagtgctaaccactgagccaccatgctgtgtGGCATGGGCTGGTCTAAACAACACCACTCTTCACTCATTCTGCCACTTTCCTTCAATTACAATATTTAGCACACTGACACTCCATCATTCCACATTAAGGAGAAATATATATACCATTCTACTGCAAATTATCTTGTTGAAGAAACATCTCTGTGGAAGGACACATAAAGCTGTATTAGCTATCATCAACCAGTTCAATATTCAAGAGTATTTCTCCTCTCTGTTAGTGATCAGCAGCTCTCATCGAGGCAAATGTGTCACACTCATGTGAGTTTTCAGTTGTCAAACCATCGTCTTGCCTTTTGCTTGCTGAAAGCATagctgcagatgatggaaaaatATTGGGAATGCTTAAGTGCCCAGAGTAGAAGCATGAATATTTCAGATTTGTAGGTATATATACTGAAAGCATAGTGTAAAATCAGCCTTCACTCACTGAGAGTGTTTTGTTGTCCAGACCATCCTTGTCTTCGTACGAACCATAAGATCTAGGAGCAGAAAttcggccattcagcctatcgaacctgctccaccattcaatcatggctgataagtttcccagccccattctcctgctttctcaccCTTGcggtaacccttgatccccttgacaatcaaaagCCTAtatatctccgtcttaaatatactcagtgacctggtctccatagccttctgtggcagtgaattccatagactcaccacgctctggctgaagaagtttctccatcAGTGTTTTCATCCATAAACATAAATGTATTACAGTCACAAAAAACAAAATCCTTCTGCctaaaaaacaaaataacaatgctttaaatcaggagcaaaaccacaagttgctggaaaagctcagcaggtctggcagcatttgtgaagaaaaaaataaaaattacagttaacatttcaggtccagtgatccttccctCTCCATATCCATGACTTGCCTGGCACTGTTTTGTATGGTTCAGCCCAGCGCAGTCCCCATTTTTTGTGGCACTTTCTGCGTGCTCACTCCAAACAAAACGCCTCTGTTGGGCACATTTTAATGTctgtggctccgtggttagcactgctgcctcacagcgccagggacccagattcgattccaccctgtgtggagtttgcacattctccccatgtctgcgtgggtaccctttgggtgctctgctttcatcccacagtccaaagatgtgcaggctaggtggattggccatgctaaattgcccgcagtgtgcaaggatgtgtaggttagggggatggggatgggtctgggtgggatgctttgagggcccctgtggacttgttgggctgcaggttctgtttccacactgtatggattccatAAGAAAACAACCTCTGACCCTGCAAGTATTTTATACTTTGTGCATCCTGCTTAATTCTGGGCAATTTGAAAGCTTGGCAAAACAATACACAACACCCCATGGTTCTCCCAGTCAGGGTAAGATTTCTGACAGTGACCTTGCCACTGCCCAGCTACCATTGTGACAGGGAATAGTTCCCGGAACTGAATGTAATGTCACTCCACTTAAGCACAGCTAAACAGAATAATGCTGAAGCGATGCCAAGAAGGTGGCGGATGAAGTTTAGTGCTGTGCAAATTTTGGCATCTTCTGcaggacggcacagtggctcggcATTTAGCCCTGGGGACAGGacttcagttccagcctcaggcagctgtctgtgtggagtttgcactgtaTCTGCATGAATTTCTACCGGGTGCTCTGGCACATCTTGTAGATTGGATGCAGTGCTTTGATGGTTGAGGTTATGAATGTTGAAGATTAAGGAGAGACTGCCAACTAAATTCTGCATTGAGATTGCATGGTGGCTATTgttttgagtgctgttggagtcGCATACTTCGAAACAAATCAAGATTATTAATCTTTTTCCCCAAAGCATGCTACGTTTACCGAGGGTAGATCTGTTGAGTCGTGACAAATTAACTtccacagcatcttccaaaaccatgaTCTACAACGTCTGGATTAAAACAGTACAGATTTCAGACTCGGAACACTGAGGTTATTTAATGTTTTGAATGTAGAAAGTCAGGAATTCATTGTTGTCTCTGATGGTTTTCAATAGAATGAGAAACAATTGTCACAGCACATGGTGATTAGGTACTATGTTCCACAGCACATAGGTACTCAGATAGAGCATGTGTCAAAAAATAGCTGAGTCTTAGAaaaaaagctggcatttcgggtcttgacccttcttctgaagaagtgtcccgactcaaaacatcagctttcctgttcctctgatgctgcttggcctgctgtgttcatccagttctacaccttgttatctcagatcctccagcatcagcatttcccactatctctgaatctgaGAATGGTTGAGGTTGTATACTACAGACTCTGTAAAAGGTAATGAAATTATAGGTAGGAAAGGTCTCACGGCGATGAGCTCACAGAATGAGTCAATGCAGCTCAGATCGGTAAATTAGTTCTAGCAATGTTGCAGAGGCATTAGAAATCGAAGATTTGTACCAGCCACCATATCTGGCTGCTCTCATCTCCAATGGTACACACAACTTGACAGTCTAAAGTCAGGCATCTCTCCCTTCATACGTTCCAGAATAGCCATGGTCTGCTGTCAGGTTCTATCGAATAACTAAAGAATACTGTTTTACATCTGCATGTCTGTGTCAATGTTTTCGGGCCCATTTTAACAGTCTGTATCATCCTAATTTCGGTTATTATGTGTTTAGCTTGTTCTTGGCAAATATGTGTTTTTCATCTAATTACTGGATATTTCAAGAACGGAAATTTTTTTCcctgcaatataaatgcaaaaaaaaaataaaatccagaaACCTCCTTTGGAACACTTCTTTCAACATGTTACAATTATGCATTTTAATGGATATCGCTTGATGGGTAAAATAGAATTTCTCCCAGCCACTTTGGCTTCTTTTATCAGTTGTGTTACAGCCCGATCACATTATTATTGATAACTCACCTGGAGAAAAAGTTCTGCATCAAATAAATCATCAATTAAATTAATTCTCCTCTTAATCTTCTCAACTCAAAACTGAACTTTCCTATTTTGCTCATTCTCCTCTGTAAATGTACAATATATCCTCAGGAAAAAAATTACTTGCATTGTATGATTTTTCACACTCTCTACATTCTTCACATCCGTCACTCCTGGCACCCCTTCTACACTCAGCCAGCCAATGACACTCAGGATAAGGTCGAGGGTATTCTGTCTAGCTTTTAGAACATCTACCTTGTTGCCTATAGTTCTATTCACAATACGACCAGAAACATGTGGATGATGCTTTGGAGTGGATATAGATCAAGTTTTAGCAGGATATTGCTTGGTAAGGGTGGTTTTAGCTCTGATTAATAGACTATTTTGAATAgactaggtttgttttcactgaaatgcaggaGTTGAGGTTCATAAGATTGTGAATCTCATGGATAGGGTGGAAAATATGCGGCTTTTCCCAAGGTGGGGGGTGTTCTCCATTACGAGGGCGCACACATTCAAGGCACGAGGGGCAAGTCTAAAAGAGacgtgcgaggcaagtttttcacaccaagggtggtgagtgcctggaacgcactgccagaggacgtggaggaagcagacacaatagcagcatttgagaagcccctggacaaatacatgaatgggaagaaaATGGAAGAATACAAATCCTGTAAGTGGAGACACCCTTCGCtgggaagggcaaaatgtgaagGAGCAGTCCTGGATGTTCTACTCCTGTGCtggattgttctttgttctttaaagtTTTCTCATTTCCTGAATAAAATATATGTATGTTTGTTACTCTTTCTTACAGTGAACTTCGTGACAATTCTGATTCTGTCCCGTGGGAAGTGTGATCTATCCAAATGTGTCACTCTCTACCTGGTGGCTATGGCAGTTGCGGACCTACTGGTTATTATCTTTGATCTCATCTTCAGACACATTCCAATTGTTTACCGtgaacatttccatttctggatTTCTGTCCCCGTGTGcaatatccacgctgtcctgctttgtgcagccactgactgttctgtttgGTTCACTGTTAGTTTCACCTTCGATCGCCTTGTTGCCATTTGCTGTCAGAAGCTGAAAAGCAAATATTGCACTGAACGAACAgccgctgtgattctgggaattGTGACTGCTTTGAGCTgcatgaagaacattttctggtatttcatgctaTCTGGTAATTATTTTCAGGTCAACTTACCCTGGTTTTGTAACATAAGGGAAAATGTTTACAAGTCTATGTTCTGGGTGACGATTGAATTTTTACATCATATATTAACACCGTGCTGCCCGTTCATTCTGATTTTGTTGTTCAATATAATAACTGTGAGAAATATTTTATTGACAAGCAGAGCCCATAGGAAACTCCATGCTTCTCGTAGTGGCAGAGATCCAGAG harbors:
- the LOC125449814 gene encoding probable G-protein coupled receptor 139 isoform X2; protein product: MNVLQLFGNIQNPSTREVTHHPGLSFVAIEISTCRHCIILSKHSIGSISCNHSLECCTVQVNFVTILILSRGKCDLSKCVTLYLVAMAVADLLVIIFDLIFRHIPIVYREHFHFWISVPVCNIHAVLLCAATDCSVWFTVSFTFDRLVAICCQKLKSKYCTERTAAVILGIVTALSCMKNIFWYFMLSGNYFQVNLPWFCNIRENVYKSMFWVTIEFLHHILTPCCPFILILLFNIITVRNILLTSRAHRKLHASRSGRDPEMENWRKSIILLFILSANFIILWSTLMVFSIWYRMFSLGYYSISLHVFVLELGFLLQLLSCCTNTGIYAVTQTKFRKNLVNVIKFPFTAIIKLIVR
- the LOC125449814 gene encoding probable G-protein coupled receptor 139 isoform X1, whose translation is MDWYSNAPGSEHRSLERFIKCSGPWNKKIECSTNRDLSWIVQFLSLFYNRISVASQIQYVLYIVQYFYDPILAIVGVPLNFVTILILSRGKCDLSKCVTLYLVAMAVADLLVIIFDLIFRHIPIVYREHFHFWISVPVCNIHAVLLCAATDCSVWFTVSFTFDRLVAICCQKLKSKYCTERTAAVILGIVTALSCMKNIFWYFMLSGNYFQVNLPWFCNIRENVYKSMFWVTIEFLHHILTPCCPFILILLFNIITVRNILLTSRAHRKLHASRSGRDPEMENWRKSIILLFILSANFIILWSTLMVFSIWYRMFSLGYYSISLHVFVLELGFLLQLLSCCTNTGIYAVTQTKFRKNLVNVIKFPFTAIIKLIVR